TGGTTCACTGTACGACCTGATTCCGGCCAAACCGCAAAATGCCAAGCCGGCTGGCGAATGGAACTCTATTGAAATTATCAGTTACAAGGGTACCATTGTGCATAAGCAAAATGGCGAAACCGTTGTTGAATACCACCTCTGGACTCCGGAATGGAACAAACTGGTGGCCGACTCTAAATTCCCGGCATTAAACCCCGACTGGGCAAACGTGGCTACCGAAGGTTACATTGGTCTGCAGGATCACGGTGACGATGTTTGGTTCCGCAACATCAAAATCAAAGAACTCTAAAAGAAGTTATATAAGAAAAAGGCCCGGAAATTTCCGGGCCTTTTTTATGTCGTCAATCAGGATTGTATCCCGAGCTGTTCAGAATCTCACTGTAATTCGTGTCGTTCATCAAGGCTTCCAGGGTAACTTCCTTGTGCTTTCGCATGTACTTGCGGACAATTTGCCAACCCAGCCATACACCTGTTCTTCCGGGAGATTCAGACGTGAAGCTATTAGTATATGGCGCCGGGTTAATGTAATGCAGAACTTCCAGTCGTTCGGTCGAGAAAAGTAACTTATGCCCTACCAGGTAAGTCCACATCGAACTTTCATTTTTCTTGCACCATTCCAGTTTTTTTTCCGGGTAGCCAATCTTCAAACTGTCTTCCATATCCGGGAACATCGCATCCAGAAAATACATCAACTTTCCATGATAAATCATGTGATCGATGAGCTTGCTCTGAGATAATTTTTCGGGATATTCGGACATGGCCCAACCACGCATCGCATCCGGTGCTATCATCTCAGGGCGCATGTTTTTTCTCCGGTAATCAGGCAGCGCCAGTTCTTTGTAGAACGAGTTATTCGCACCAAGGTAATTGTCCAGACTAATCCCCAAAACTCCCTGCGCCATCACCACCGATTGATTAAAGCCCGAAATGCAGGTGTACACATCCGGCACTTTCTTATCGGGGAAATAATACTTATAGTGTTTGAACGCGCCTGTCAACTGCTTCTTCAGCCCCGACAAATCAGGATAAACTGAATCGACCCCTGCTTTGGCTTTCTGAATCATCGGATCGGTTAAAAACGTCTGCAGGTAATTTGGGTATTGAATATCATCCGGGTTCCCCAGCCGTATTATCCGATAGTTATAAAGTTTGAAGAAGTCGCCGTACTCCTTTTTTATTTGGGGAAGCAACGAATCCTCATTCAATGGAGTCACCTTAAATAAGTCCTGATCCAATCGTTTGATTTTTACCGAAACATCGATATTCGAAACATCTACTTTCAACCGATTCTGCCGGCAGGCTGTAAAAACAATCAGAATAGCCGGAATTAACAGCAGGAAAACTTTCTTCATCTGGTGCGATTTAGAATTATCATTAATTTTGTTCAATTCACTTAAAAACCGGAGATTTGTGTCTTATCCGAAGTTGTCAAAAAGTCGCTCAAACAAACTGCT
This Prolixibacter sp. NT017 DNA region includes the following protein-coding sequences:
- the gldB gene encoding gliding motility lipoprotein GldB, producing the protein MKKVFLLLIPAILIVFTACRQNRLKVDVSNIDVSVKIKRLDQDLFKVTPLNEDSLLPQIKKEYGDFFKLYNYRIIRLGNPDDIQYPNYLQTFLTDPMIQKAKAGVDSVYPDLSGLKKQLTGAFKHYKYYFPDKKVPDVYTCISGFNQSVVMAQGVLGISLDNYLGANNSFYKELALPDYRRKNMRPEMIAPDAMRGWAMSEYPEKLSQSKLIDHMIYHGKLMYFLDAMFPDMEDSLKIGYPEKKLEWCKKNESSMWTYLVGHKLLFSTERLEVLHYINPAPYTNSFTSESPGRTGVWLGWQIVRKYMRKHKEVTLEALMNDTNYSEILNSSGYNPD